CATTTGAACCATAGCCAGATCTACATTTGCATCCGTTTTTTAACCTAATTGGACATACAAATATTAAGATACTGCATGAGCTATCTTAGGATCAATAACTCCATTAAAATGAATTGATATCTTAAGACCGTTGGTTGTAGAGATCCCTACACCCAGGACTCCGCCTACATTGTTACAATATTCGTCTTACAAGCAATGAAGCTGATCATATATTGATTGTTTACTTCTCCCATTTTTCCCCAAATAATAATATAACTGCCAACTAATAAATATTTCGAAACATAAGCAGATCAAAATCCTATGACAAAAATAAGAGAAATTAAAGAAAGAGAACTTGTTTCCATCATAACTGAAATTATGGAAATATGTCCAATTTCAAATAGGCCATCTCTACTGGTTGCTGCAGGCAAGGATGACTGTGCTGTTATCGAACTGAGTAGGTCTGAACTTCTGGTCGCATCCACAGATATGCTCCACAGCAGTACTGATTTTCCTGCAGGCATGACCCCATGGCAGATGGGTTGGATGAGCATGGCCGTGAATTTGAGCGATATTGCAGCTATGGGTGCCAGGCCCATAGGAGTAATGGCAGCTATGGGACTGCCCCCTGACCTTGAGCTGGATAATCTAAAAGAACTGGTTGAAGGGATGAAAGCCTGTGCAGAGACGTACGGGACTCATATCATTGGTGGCGATATTGACCGACATGATGAACTGACTGTAGTGGGTTCTGTGCTAGGATCGACAGAAAAAGAACATCTCATATTACGAAAAGGTGCCAGGATCGACGATCTTGTATGCGTTACCGGTGAACTGGGCACGGCAGGAGCCGCACTGGATGCCCTCAAAAATGATACGAATGTGGACTCTGGTCTGGTTAAAAAATTCTATCAACCCACACCCAGGATTTTTGAGGGTATGGCACTGGCCCGAACAGGGTGTGTAACCTCAATGATGGATATCAGTGACGGGCTGGCACTGTCCCTGCATGACCTGGCCGCTGCTAGCAATGTTGGATTCTTTATTAAGTTTGAGGAAATCCCAATCCATGAGAATGTAAGGGATATTGCAAGGGATGATGACCAGCTGGTTGAATGGAGTATATATACTGGTGGTGATTTTGAACTGCTTTTTACATTGAAACCCGAATGTATTGAAAAAGCAGGTGAAGTTGCAGAATTCACAATAATCGGAAATATCACTTCTGATAGTATCACCATGCAGCGAAGCGGACGTATTAAAGATATTGAAGCAAGGGGATTCCAGCAGTTCGGGGATAATATTTAACAGTTCTAGAGCCTAAAGTTGATACCATGATCACATGTCCCATCTGCGGGAAACCCGACTGCATCCAGACAGCTGAGGCGGTACTGGATTCCATATATCAATTATACCTTGCCTGCCCGGAATGCTTGCCAGAACCAGGTTGGGATAAGAGTGCTCCGCTACCAGCTCAGCCAGGTGCTCAAAATATCAACAGCGATACCCTTTTGTGCCCTTCATGCGGCCGAAGACCCCTTGATGCCATAATGGGTCAGGTATTATCCGTTATGCAGGAACATGGGGACAGGGATGATGCAGCAGGACTGGCCAAGGTGGGTACACCACTTATCTCTCCGGGTTTTCCAATCATGTACCCGCCCAGGTTGGGGTCTGATAATCTTGTCA
The genomic region above belongs to Methanosarcinales archaeon and contains:
- the thiL gene encoding thiamine-phosphate kinase gives rise to the protein MTKIREIKERELVSIITEIMEICPISNRPSLLVAAGKDDCAVIELSRSELLVASTDMLHSSTDFPAGMTPWQMGWMSMAVNLSDIAAMGARPIGVMAAMGLPPDLELDNLKELVEGMKACAETYGTHIIGGDIDRHDELTVVGSVLGSTEKEHLILRKGARIDDLVCVTGELGTAGAALDALKNDTNVDSGLVKKFYQPTPRIFEGMALARTGCVTSMMDISDGLALSLHDLAAASNVGFFIKFEEIPIHENVRDIARDDDQLVEWSIYTGGDFELLFTLKPECIEKAGEVAEFTIIGNITSDSITMQRSGRIKDIEARGFQQFGDNI